In the genome of bacterium, the window CAATGTGATAGAGCAGCAATCCTGAGGGGATGACATTAAAATCCGATTCACAAAAAGCCATATAGCCTTCATCGTTCAACAGGCTCAGACTCAGACAGGCGGTGGTTTCAGCCAAGGGCATCACCGTGCCCATGCAGTCATTGATGGTAAAGGCGTCGGCGCTGTTCTCCAGCATCAGCTGTTTGAAAAGCACATAGAGCAAAAAAGCATTGCGGACAAATGAAACATCGGTCTCCAACGTGGTTTTGGGCAGGCTGATATACTGTTTCGCCCATTTTTCCGTCAAGCTCATGAGCCGGCGGTCCGCCCTGGCCGCTTTGATGCGCCGGCCGAGCTCCTCATAGCTCACATCGATCATCTGCAGCTTGAATTTTTCCCTCGCCACCTGCGGCGCCAGGCGGCAGCACCAACCGGAGGCGCCGCCCAGGGTGACGATCTTTTTACCGATAAAATTGTACACGCCGTGCAGCGAGCGCAATTTCCACAGCAATTCGTCGTACTCATCGACGACCACGTCATGAACATTCATCCCGGCCGGATCACGATAGCGGTCCACTTCAAAGTTTTCGCCGCCTTTGCGCAGAAACCGGCAATGGGCTGTCTCATACCAGAGATAAACCGGCCCGGAGCGATGCCGCACAAACAGGAGGTTGTTCCGCTCCGCTGAATAACAGGCTTCCAGCACGTCGCCGTCGCCGGAAGCGGCATAGACCAGCATGACGTCATACTCCTTGTCGTCACGCACCTGCATCGCCTGTTCCTTGCTGCACACCCGGCGCAGCGGCAGAATAGAAACCGGAAAATCCGCCTTGGCGCGCAGAGCCTCCAGTTCGCCGCTGATACGACCGGTCTCTTCGTCCACATCGTTCTCCGTGTGCAATCCGCCCCAGGGACGCCAGGAAGTGGTGGGGCGCGGTTGGTACAGTTTGTACAACAAAACCGGCTGCACGCGCAGGACGCGGCCATAACGGACAAACGGCCTGTCCGGCAGCCATTGCGGATCTTCAGCGGTTAAAACGGATTGGGCCGTCCACAGGCTGAGTCCGGCCGCGCCGACGGTGCTGGCGGCTAAAAACTCTCGTCGATTCATCGCATGGCAACACATGGTGACCTCCAGGCTAAGCCAAGTGCTTGCGTAATTATTGAGACCCTATTATTTAATAGCGGTCTGCTAATACATCGATGCGTTCAGAAATCACTCCAACCTGTGCGAATTTTGCGGCTGCTATTTTACCCACCTGTTTTTCTTCGGGCCCATTTGATCAAACGGGATGGGCTGCAGGCCGAAAGGATTTAGTTGCTGAGCGGAACAAAAAGCTTGCACCGATCTGCCTGCAGAGCGCACCGATGGGTTGTTTTCAGTAATCCCCTTTTTCGGGTCACGAAGAAAAACGTTCTCGCAATCCACCAGCAGGTTGTTCTTAACCGTGTTCCGATCCGGGTCCTCGCGAAGAGTTTTCAGTTCAGGATAGCGTTGCTGATAGACGGTGGAGTGGATATCCACGTCCTCATATATTTTTTTCATAATCACCGGTGAATCCAACTGCTTCAGCCAGCGTTCCCTGCCCCAGGAGGAAAAGCTGACCGCGGCGAAGCAGTGATAAAATAAATTGTTTTCGACCAGATTGTCCTTGCCGCCATGTATTTGCACGCCGCCGAAATCCCGGGCCCCGCATTGCTCAAAGATATTTCCGTAAATGACAACGCCGGAGATCATGTCATCAAGGCGGACGCCGGCGGCGCCGTGATGGGTTCCGCCGAAGATTTCCGACCAGTGGTTGTAGCGGATGACGTTGCCGCGGTAAGAGGGGTTATAAAAAATATCCAGACCTCCCTGGTCGTCCGACTCGTTGACCACCCGG includes:
- a CDS encoding sugar isomerase, whose protein sequence is MCCHAMNRREFLAASTVGAAGLSLWTAQSVLTAEDPQWLPDRPFVRYGRVLRVQPVLLYKLYQPRPTTSWRPWGGLHTENDVDEETGRISGELEALRAKADFPVSILPLRRVCSKEQAMQVRDDKEYDVMLVYAASGDGDVLEACYSAERNNLLFVRHRSGPVYLWYETAHCRFLRKGGENFEVDRYRDPAGMNVHDVVVDEYDELLWKLRSLHGVYNFIGKKIVTLGGASGWCCRLAPQVAREKFKLQMIDVSYEELGRRIKAARADRRLMSLTEKWAKQYISLPKTTLETDVSFVRNAFLLYVLFKQLMLENSADAFTINDCMGTVMPLAETTACLSLSLLNDEGYMAFCESDFNVIPSGLLLYHIAGRPVFLNDPTYPHHGVVTCAHCTAPRRMDARTYFDSRVMTHFESDYGATPKVDLPSGMEITMICPDAAQKEWVGFGGKIIASPFYDICRSQYDIAIQGDCEKLLTDMRGFHWMMACGNYSRELAYAAGKIGVGWNKV